Within the Megalopta genalis isolate 19385.01 chromosome 11, iyMegGena1_principal, whole genome shotgun sequence genome, the region agcgcaattttctgacgttagaattcgttctaaatgcttaacccctatgtagaaacgttaattaagcaagaatatcgtactttgaaggaaatctaatgataggttttttcagaaaattgaaaaaaccgaaaaatcacaagagtaaagtgccattttctgtcattagatttcgttctaaatgcctaatccctatgtaaaaacgttatctaagcaagaatatcggactttgaagaaaatctaatgattgattctttcagaaattagaaaaaaccgaaaaatcactagagtgaagcgcaattttctgacgttagaattcgttctaaatgcttaatccctatgtagaaacgttatttaagcaagaatatcgtactttgaagaaaatctaatgttaggatttttcagtaatttgagaaaaccgaaaaatcactagagtaaagcgccatcttctgacattacatttcgttctaaatacttaatgctaaggtaaaatcggtagttaagcaagattctcgtatttaaaaatctgatgacaggttttttcagaaaattgaaaaaaccgaaatatcacaggagtaaagtgccattttctgacattagatttcgttctaaatgcataatccctatgtaaaaacgtcatttaagcaagaatatcggactttgaagaaaatctaatgattgattctttcagaaattagaaaaaaccgaaaaatcactagagtaaagcgcaattttctgacattagaattcgttctacatgcttaatccctatgtagaaacgttaattaagcaagaatatcgtactttgaaggaaatctaatgataggttttttcacaaaattgaaaaaaccgaaaaatcacaagagtaaagtgccattttctgtcattagatttcgttctaaatgcctaatccctatgtaacaacgatatttaagcaagaatagcgtactttgaagaaaatctaaggattggtttttacagaaagttgaaaaaaccgaaaaatcactagagtaaagcgccattttctgacattatatttcgtactcaatacctaattctaatgtaaaatcgttagttaagcaagattctcgtatttgaaaaatctgatgataggttttttcagaaaattggaaaatccgtaaaatcacaagagtaaagtgtcattttctgacattcgatttcgttctaaatgcttaatccctatgtaaaagcgttatctaagcaagaatattgtgtcttgaagaaaatctaatgctaggttttttcagaaaattggaaaaaccgaaaaatcacaagagcaaagtgccattttctgacattacatttcgttctacaagcttaatccctatgtaaaaacgttatctaagcaagaatatcggactttgaagaaaatctaatgattgattctttcagaaattagaaaaaaccgaaagatcactagagtaaagcgcaattttctgacgttagaattcgttctaaatgcataatccctatgtagaagcgttatttaagcaagaatatcgtactttgaagaaaatctaatgttaggatttttcagaaaattgaaataaacagaaaaatcacaagagtaaagtgccattttctgtcattagatttgtAACGCGatgtgttcggggtacaacggaaggacacagagtgaaattgcactagattttattcggagatgtataTAGAATGGCGCGCGGTGCTGATGGATACTAGATGGAGCGCGGCGGAATAGTTAGACGTGTAGAGGCTCGGCGTAATGCTTAGACGAGAAGACATTCAGTTTCttgccgctgttatttatattatgtcccccaaaaaggccacgcctttttgggagactcgctgtcttcttttcccccgcttagtttggcgggggaggcagccatcgtcgtaccctcgctgtaggggcgcgctggccgttcggccgggtagcggtacgcggccggcgactttctccgcgactaggcctgcagtgcatgtggcagtgataaaaaacaaagagacaaaagaatttccgggtcttgcaaacgtcaaggacgttttctctcagtcgaacccttgacatctgcaagcggacagttttatggttattacggtcgccgaccgtgtgccgctacatcacccccttgccagtgTAAACGCTATATTATGACTatataaaaaaagaatacaaattttgtgTCCGCTCGCGGGGTTCCTTATTATATTGTGTACAGTGGGTTTTTCGTCTTATATGATAAAGTATATACATGTGATATCTTTAATTTAACGCGCGATGTATCTGTCTGTAAATTTAACTGTGCGGCCGGATCGTGTAGTATTCGGTGCTGAACTGTTTTTTAAGATGCTATGCGGCGCGTTAGCAATTTCGCGGTGGCTTGCTTCTTTGCTTTTCATTCTATTGTCGTGCTCATCGCTTACTATATGCGCCGGTTTTAAGCGATCTATTGCGACTGTTTTCTCCTGACTGCCTACTCGTATGGTAAAATTTTTATCTCCGCGTTTCAAAACTTTGTACGGTCCGTCGTATGGAGATTGCAATGGTAATTTTACTGCATCGTGTCGGAGGAAGACGTACTCGGTTGTGCCTAGGTCTTTGTGGACGAATATACTTTTGTGACCGTGGTTTGTTGCTGGACGCggttttaatttttgaattttgtgTCGTAGTTGTTTTACGAATTCTGAGATGTCGGTCTCTGGGTTTGACGTGAAAAATTCTCCTGGAAGTCGGAGGTTGCTGCCGTAGACCATCTCTGCTGGGGTTGTTTGTATGTCTTCCTTCACTGCGGTCCTTATCCCTAATAATATCAGGGGTAAGGCTTCTGTCCAGTCGTCGGTATCGTAGCACCTTATGGCGGCTTTTAATTGCCGGTGGAGTCTTTCGACCATGCCGTTAGCTGCTGGGTTGTACGCCGTCGTTCTGATGTGCTTGGCACCGGTCCTTCGAGTTAACTCTTTGAAGAGCTGGGACTCGAATTGTCTGCCTTGGTCAGTCGTGATTTTTGCGGGTATCCCAAAACGCGCTATCCATCCGGTTACCAAGGTTCTCGCTACTGTCTCTGCGGTGATGTCTTCCATTGGGATCGCCTCTGGCCAACGGGTGAAGCGATCGACGCAGGTAAGACAGTAGCGAAATCCTTGTGAAATCGGTAGTGGCCCTACTATATCGATATGGACATGTTCGAATCTGGAGTTCGGTGGTTCGAACTTGCCTGTTGGTGATATTGTATGGCGCGTGATTTTGTTTCGTTGGCATTGGGTGCACTCTTTGGTCCATTGGGTGCAGTCTTTGTTCATTGCTGGCCACACGAAACGGTCCGCGATTAGTTTTTTTGATGGTCTTGTTCCGGGGTGTGATAGACCGTGCAAAGTTTTGAAAATTTGTCGGCGATAATTTTTGGGCACGTATGGTCGGACGGTAGGTGTGGCGATGTCGCAATATACCTCTACATCTCCTCCGGTAGCCGTTGGAAAGCgtagtttttttaaattaagcgCCGTCTCAGCCAGTAAGAGACGTTGGAGCTCTTCATCTGACTCTTGAGCTTCGGCTATTTGTCTAATGTCTACGCATGCTGGTCTGTGCAATTCCTCTACCCGGGATAGAGCGTCCGCGACTATATTGTCTGTCCCGCTGATGTGTCGTATGTCCGTCGTAAATTGTCCTATGAAATCTAGGTGCCTGAATTGTCTAGGTGTACATTGCTCTGGCCGCTGTTTAAAAGCGTAAACCAGAGGTTTGTGGTCTGTGAATACTATAATTGCCTGTCCTTCGATTTGGTAACGGAATCGTCGCACGGCGGTGTACATTGCTAACAGTTCTCTGTCGTACGCGCTGTATTTTCGTTGTGCCGAGGAGAGGGTTTTGGTGTAAAATGCTATAGGCTGCCAGGTGTTGCTGACCCGTTGTTGTAAAACCGCACCCATTGCGTAGTCGGATGCATCTACACTAAGTGACAACTGCGCGCCAGGTACTGGATGCGCCAAGAGGGTAGCTTGCGCTAGTGCCTCCTTTACCTGTGCAAAGGCAATATCGGCGTCTTGTGTCCAGTTTACCTGCGGGTTTCCACGTGTAGGTGCACCTTTCAACAGGTCGGTCAACGGGGCTTGCAATCTTGCTGCACCTTGAATGAATCGGCGGTAGAAGTTGACCATTCCTAAGAATCGTCTCAACTCGCGTACGTTTGTGGGTTTGGGGAAACTGCGGATTGCCTCTACTTTGTCTGGGTTCGGTGTCGTCCCTTTGCAATTTACCGTGTATCCCAAAAAACCTATCGTATCTTTGCCGAATGTGCATTTAGCCGGATTAATTACAACTCCGTATTCTTGTAGGcgtgtaaaaatttgtttaatatggTCTAAGTGTTCGGTTTCGTCCCTGGATGCTATTAATATGTCGTCTAGGTATGCATAGCAGAAATCTAAATCgcgtaaaacttcgttgataaatCTCTGAAATGTCTGGGCAGAGTTCCGTAGTCCGAACGGCATCCTAACGTATTCAAAAAGACCGAATGGAGTTGTAATTGCAGTTTTCTCTATGTCTGCGGGTTCAATTGGAATTTGGTGGTATGCTTTAACCAggtctaattttgaaaaaattgtttttccgTGCAAAGCTTGGGAAAAATCTTCGATATGAGGCAACGGGTAACGGTCCGGGATTGTGCGCGTATTTAGTGCGCGATAGTCGCCGCAGGGTCGCCATCCATTGTCCTTTTTCTGGACTAAGTGAAGGGGTGAGGCCCATGGACTTTTGGATGGCCGAATCACTCCTTCTGATAAAAGGTGTTGGAATTCCTGTCTGGCGCTTTTTAACCTATCGGGGGCGAGTCTCCTCGGTTTCGCGAAAATCGGTGGTCCGTCCGTAGTCTGTATGTGGTGTGTAATGCTATGTTTTGCTGTTTTATTTGTCTGTGGTGGGCGAGTTATTTCCACGAAGGCGGTTAGGAGTTTGATGTAGGGTGAATCGCcgacaaccgttttaattgaTTCTATATCGGCGGTCCCTAATGTTCCGCGTGCTGTAACGTTTGTATTATTGTCTATGAGTCGCTTATTCTTAATATCTACAAGCAAGCCGAAGTTCTTTAAAAAGTCAGCACCGATTATGGGTTTCGAGATGTCCGCGATTACGAATTTCCATGTTAGGACGCGACGCAACCCGAAGTTTAGGTGCAGGACGATGTCACCATACGTCGAGATGGTTGACTCGTTTGCTGCGTACAGGGTGTAATTGCTTTTCGTCGGTCGTCCTTTTATTAGGGATCGCGGGTATACACAAATATCGGCGCCGGTATCGATGAGGTACTGTACCTTCGTGTCCTTATCCATCATGAAGAGGCGGCTTGTTTTGGGATCGGCGCTCCTCGCCTCGTCTAGGGCCGATCGGTCTCGTTTCCCTGCTGGCTGACGTGTGTGCAGGGTGTTGTGCATCGTGTGGCGCGGTCTCCGAATTTTCGGTGATACCAGCAGACGCCTGGCTGGGATGGGCTTCGCGTTCTGCTCCGTCTTCGCCATCCATTTCGTGCTGGTCTGCGGTCCCGGCTTCGTCGGCTTTCCGTGGCATCGGCGGTGCGTTTCGTCAGCTCTGCTACTTGTTGCGTTAGGCGGGTCATTTGCTCGCGTAGGATGTCGAATTTGGTATCGGATGATGCCACAGCCGAGCATTGTCCCGACGGGTTGAGCTCTTTTACTTTATCTGCCAGTTCCGCCATCTTGTCCAGCGGCGAGTCCATTTGCGTTGCGAGAATGGGACGCATCGATGCTGGCAGTCTATTTAAAAATAGCGTCCGCAGGAACTTATCAGTCACGGTACTGCCGGCCAAATTCCTGATGTGACGTAGGAATTGGGATGGTGTCCGGTCTCCGATCTCTTCTCGCTCTATGAGTTGGTGgatcctctgctcctctgatgtCGACAGCCGCCGAATTAGctcgtcttttattttcttgtatttgtCGGTTTCCGGAGGGTTTCCTATTATGTCTTGCACCTCCTCCATGCATCTGTAGTCCAGATTCGACGTGATATAATAGAATTTGGTCGTGTCGGCTGTTATGCCGTTTAAGGCGAATTGTCCTTCAACTTGGGCGAACCACAACGTCGGGTTGTTGTGCCAAAAGGGCGGTATACGTATACCCACTTTGTTGATTTCGGGGGTTCCCGTCACGTTGTCGTTGTTTCCAAACATGGTTTTTTTTGGAGTTTCGTTAACTTAGAACGGATGATTCACTGTCCCTGACTAGTCCCTCGttgcgatcacgtcggggtcaccaattgtaACGCGatgtgttcggggtacaacggaaggacacagagtgaaattgcactagattttattcggagatgtataTAGAATGGCGCGCGGTGCTGATGGATACTAGATGGAGCGCGGCGGAATAGTTAGACGTGTAGAGGCTCGGCGTAATGCTTAGACGAGAAGACGTTCAGTTTCttgccgctgttatttatattatgtcccccaaaaaggccacgcctttttgggagactcgctgtcttcttttcccccgcttagtttggcgggggaggcagccatcgtcgtaccctcgctgtaggggcgcgctggccgttcggccgggtagcggtacgcggccggcgactttctccgcgactaggcctgcagtgcatgtggcagtgataaaaaacaaagagacaaaagaatttccgggtcttgcaaacgtcaaggacgttttctctcagtcgaacccttgacatctgcaagcggacagttttatggttattacggtcgccgaccgtgtgccgctacagatttcgt harbors:
- the LOC143260289 gene encoding uncharacterized protein LOC143260289 — encoded protein: MFGNNDNVTGTPEINKVGIRIPPFWHNNPTLWFAQVEGQFALNGITADTTKFYYITSNLDYRCMEEVQDIIGNPPETDKYKKIKDELIRRLSTSEEQRIHQLIEREEIGDRTPSQFLRHIRNLAGSTVTDKFLRTLFLNRLPASMRPILATQMDSPLDKMAELADKVKELNPSGQCSAVASSDTKFDILREQMTRLTQQVAELTKRTADATESRRSRDRRPARNGWRRRSRTRSPSQPGVCWYHRKFGDRATRCTTPCTHVSQQGNETDRP